From a region of the Hymenobacter jejuensis genome:
- a CDS encoding M13 family metallopeptidase: MKNRNSLTLAAVAVMGLTLASCSSSKTAATTAPAADSAPAATAAPAAEPAVKGVGIDVANIDPSVSPCDDFFHYSSGNWLKKDQIPASETGWGSFNELIDRNTAVMHDILNDVANQATTAAKGSNTQKVGDYYASAMDSMAIEKAGITPLKPELARIDAIKDLKGLQTALARQQMLSTGSVLNMGVGQDEKNSTQYAVQFRQGGLGLPDRDYYLKDDARSKAIRAAYVTYITNTFKLMGESEATAAKEAAAIMRIETRLAKASKTRVELRDPYANYNKMTVAELQKQFPNLGIPTLLAQTNLGAAKEVIVGQPAFLKEANAMLKTEPLNDWKTYMRWHLVSSVAGALPKAYSDEQFRYSQVLSGVKQQQPRWKRMLRSTDNALGEAFGQVYVDKAFPPEAKAKALELVNNLKAAFAEHIQQSDWMSAATKAEALKKLNAFTVKIGYPDKWKDYSALTITRDSYLKNVLNSRIWASNDEAKKLGKPIDRGEWGMTPPTVNAYYNPPMNEIVFPAGILHPPFFDPKADDAVNYGAIGVVIGHEMTHGFDDQGRQYDAQGNLRDWWTKEDAAKFTQRADVVGKQFDAFMPLDSLHINGKLTMGENLADLGGLNIAYTAMQKAIAGKPRVNYDGFTPEQRFFLGYAQVWRSQMRPEALRQRILTDPHSPGQYRVIGPLMNMPQFYEAFGCKENSKMMRAAADRAKIW, from the coding sequence ATGAAAAACCGAAATAGTCTGACCCTGGCCGCCGTGGCCGTTATGGGTTTGACCTTGGCGAGCTGTAGCTCGTCGAAAACGGCGGCTACCACCGCCCCAGCAGCAGACAGCGCTCCGGCTGCAACAGCTGCGCCAGCCGCTGAACCCGCCGTGAAAGGCGTCGGCATTGACGTCGCCAACATCGATCCGTCGGTGTCGCCGTGCGACGATTTTTTCCATTATTCCAGCGGCAACTGGCTGAAAAAAGACCAGATCCCGGCCTCCGAAACCGGCTGGGGCAGCTTTAATGAGCTCATCGATCGGAATACGGCTGTCATGCACGATATTCTGAATGATGTTGCTAATCAGGCTACTACGGCGGCCAAAGGCAGCAACACCCAAAAAGTAGGCGACTACTACGCCTCGGCCATGGATTCGATGGCCATCGAGAAAGCGGGCATCACGCCCTTGAAGCCCGAGTTGGCCCGCATCGACGCCATTAAAGACCTCAAAGGGCTGCAAACTGCCTTAGCCCGCCAGCAAATGCTGAGCACGGGTTCGGTGCTCAACATGGGCGTTGGGCAAGACGAAAAGAACAGCACGCAATATGCGGTGCAGTTTCGCCAAGGCGGCTTGGGCCTGCCCGACCGCGATTATTATCTCAAGGATGATGCACGTTCGAAAGCCATTCGTGCGGCCTACGTGACCTACATCACCAACACGTTTAAGCTCATGGGCGAGAGCGAGGCGACAGCCGCCAAAGAGGCCGCCGCCATTATGCGCATCGAAACGCGGCTGGCGAAAGCTTCGAAAACCCGCGTGGAATTGCGCGACCCCTACGCCAACTACAACAAGATGACCGTGGCCGAGCTGCAAAAGCAGTTCCCGAACCTGGGCATCCCGACGCTGCTTGCCCAAACCAACCTGGGCGCGGCCAAGGAAGTGATTGTGGGCCAGCCAGCTTTCCTGAAGGAAGCCAACGCAATGCTCAAAACCGAGCCGCTCAACGACTGGAAGACGTACATGCGCTGGCATTTGGTGAGCTCCGTGGCAGGCGCCCTGCCCAAAGCCTACAGCGACGAGCAGTTCCGTTATTCGCAAGTCCTCAGCGGCGTCAAGCAACAGCAGCCGCGTTGGAAACGCATGCTGCGCTCCACGGACAATGCATTGGGCGAAGCCTTTGGCCAAGTGTATGTCGACAAAGCCTTTCCGCCGGAAGCCAAAGCCAAAGCACTAGAGCTAGTTAATAACCTGAAAGCGGCCTTTGCCGAGCACATTCAGCAAAGCGACTGGATGAGTGCTGCAACCAAGGCGGAAGCGCTCAAGAAGCTGAATGCCTTCACCGTGAAAATCGGCTACCCTGACAAATGGAAGGACTATTCAGCCCTGACGATCACTCGTGATTCGTACCTGAAGAACGTGCTCAACTCCCGCATTTGGGCCTCGAATGACGAAGCCAAAAAGCTGGGCAAGCCCATTGATCGGGGCGAGTGGGGCATGACGCCGCCGACGGTGAACGCCTACTACAATCCGCCGATGAACGAAATCGTGTTCCCGGCCGGCATCCTGCACCCGCCGTTCTTCGATCCGAAGGCTGATGATGCCGTCAACTATGGTGCTATTGGGGTGGTAATTGGGCACGAGATGACCCACGGTTTCGACGACCAAGGCCGCCAATACGATGCGCAAGGCAACCTGCGCGACTGGTGGACGAAAGAAGATGCCGCCAAATTCACGCAGCGCGCCGATGTGGTGGGCAAGCAGTTCGACGCCTTCATGCCCTTGGATTCCTTGCACATCAACGGCAAGCTGACGATGGGCGAGAACCTAGCCGACCTCGGTGGTCTCAACATTGCGTATACGGCCATGCAGAAGGCCATCGCCGGCAAGCCCCGCGTCAACTACGACGGCTTCACGCCCGAGCAGCGCTTTTTCCTGGGCTACGCGCAAGTGTGGCGCAGCCAGATGCGCCCCGAAGCCCTGCGCCAGCGTATCCTCACCGACCCGCACTCGCCGGGTCAGTACCGCGTCATCGGCCCGCTCATGAACATGCCGCAGTTCTACGAAGCCTTTGGCTGCAAAGAAAACTCGAAAATGATGCGTGCCGCCGCCGATCGCGCTAAGATCTGGTAA
- a CDS encoding M13 family metallopeptidase: MKNKNNLTLAAVAMAGLALAGCSSSKTAATTTAPATTASATAAPAEEPMVKGVGLDVTNIDAAVSPCDDFFHYASGSWLKSNPIPAAEVRWGSFQQLAERNNAVSRQILEEAAANRSATKGTNAQKVGDFYASAMDSMAIEKAGIAPLKPELVRIDAVKDLKGLQTLIAHEQMLGTGPFFRAGVAPDRKMSTVYAVNLNQGGLSMPDRDYYLKDDARSKTVRNAFVTYMTNTFKLMGDNEATAAKKAAAVLRIETKLAEASKSRVELRDPNANYNKMTLVQANTEFPNIGLPTMLAQNKLGAAKEVIVGQPAFFKTLSGMMKSEPLADMKTYLRWQLVSSVASALPKAYGDEQFRFEQVQTGAKQQQPRWKRMLASTNGALGEAFGQLWVDKAFTPEAKAKAMEMVNNLKASFAEHIQQNTWMSDATKAEALKKLNAFTVKIGYPDKWKDYSALNVSRDSYLQNVLNARQWSYNQNINKYGKPIDRTEWGMTPPTVNAYYNPSMNEIVFPAGIMQPPFFDPKADDAVNYGGMGAVIGHEMTHGFDDQGRQSDAVGNLRDWWTKEDADKFVQRATLVGNQYSAFSPVDSVFVNGKLTMGENLADLGGLNLAYTALQKQLAGKPKTKVDGFTPEQRFFLAWAQIWRTNSRPEYLRQQVLTDPHSPAQFRTNGPLQNMPEFYEAFGCKQDAKMVRAENVRAKIW; encoded by the coding sequence ATGAAAAACAAAAACAATTTAACGCTGGCTGCCGTGGCCATGGCGGGATTGGCTTTGGCGGGTTGCAGCTCGTCGAAAACCGCCGCTACGACTACTGCGCCAGCAACTACGGCTTCTGCCACGGCGGCTCCGGCCGAAGAGCCCATGGTAAAAGGCGTAGGTCTGGACGTAACAAATATTGATGCGGCCGTTTCTCCTTGCGACGACTTCTTTCATTACGCAAGTGGTAGCTGGCTGAAAAGCAATCCGATACCGGCTGCTGAAGTTCGTTGGGGCAGTTTTCAGCAGCTGGCTGAGCGCAACAACGCCGTTAGCCGCCAGATTCTGGAAGAAGCCGCGGCCAACCGCAGCGCTACCAAAGGTACCAACGCACAAAAAGTAGGCGATTTCTACGCCTCGGCCATGGATTCGATGGCCATCGAGAAAGCGGGCATCGCGCCCCTGAAGCCCGAGCTGGTCCGCATTGATGCCGTCAAGGACTTGAAGGGCCTGCAAACCCTTATTGCCCACGAGCAAATGCTCGGCACCGGTCCGTTTTTCCGGGCTGGCGTGGCCCCCGACCGCAAGATGAGCACGGTGTATGCCGTGAACCTCAATCAAGGCGGCCTGAGCATGCCCGACCGCGATTATTACCTCAAGGATGATGCGCGCTCGAAAACCGTACGCAATGCGTTTGTGACGTACATGACCAATACGTTCAAGCTCATGGGCGACAACGAGGCGACGGCGGCCAAGAAAGCCGCGGCCGTGTTGCGCATCGAAACCAAACTGGCCGAGGCTTCGAAAAGCCGCGTAGAGCTGCGCGACCCGAACGCCAACTACAACAAAATGACGTTGGTGCAAGCCAACACGGAGTTTCCGAACATTGGTCTGCCTACTATGCTGGCGCAGAACAAGTTAGGCGCAGCCAAAGAAGTGATCGTGGGGCAGCCTGCGTTCTTCAAGACGCTGAGCGGCATGATGAAATCGGAGCCGCTGGCGGATATGAAAACGTATCTGCGCTGGCAGCTGGTGAGCTCTGTGGCCTCGGCCCTGCCAAAAGCGTACGGCGACGAGCAATTCCGCTTTGAACAGGTACAAACCGGCGCCAAGCAACAGCAGCCGCGCTGGAAGCGCATGTTGGCTTCGACGAACGGTGCTCTCGGCGAGGCTTTCGGCCAACTCTGGGTAGATAAGGCGTTTACGCCGGAAGCCAAGGCGAAAGCCATGGAAATGGTGAACAACCTGAAGGCTTCATTTGCCGAGCACATTCAGCAGAACACCTGGATGAGCGACGCGACCAAGGCGGAGGCCTTGAAGAAGCTGAATGCCTTTACCGTGAAGATCGGCTACCCCGACAAATGGAAGGACTATTCGGCGCTCAACGTGAGCCGCGACTCGTATCTGCAGAATGTACTGAATGCTCGTCAATGGTCTTATAATCAGAACATTAACAAATACGGCAAACCAATCGACCGCACCGAGTGGGGCATGACACCGCCGACGGTGAACGCTTACTACAATCCGTCGATGAACGAGATTGTGTTTCCGGCAGGTATCATGCAGCCGCCGTTCTTCGACCCTAAGGCCGACGACGCGGTGAACTACGGCGGTATGGGTGCCGTAATTGGGCACGAGATGACGCACGGTTTCGACGACCAAGGCCGTCAGTCGGATGCGGTGGGCAACCTGCGCGACTGGTGGACCAAGGAAGACGCAGACAAGTTTGTGCAGCGTGCTACGCTCGTGGGCAACCAATACAGCGCCTTCTCACCCGTTGATTCGGTGTTTGTAAACGGCAAGCTGACGATGGGTGAAAACCTGGCTGACCTCGGCGGTTTGAACCTGGCCTACACGGCTTTGCAAAAGCAGCTGGCCGGCAAGCCCAAAACCAAAGTAGACGGCTTCACGCCCGAGCAACGCTTCTTCTTGGCCTGGGCCCAGATCTGGCGCACGAATTCGCGGCCGGAATACTTGCGTCAGCAGGTATTGACCGATCCGCACTCGCCGGCGCAGTTCCGTACCAACGGTCCGCTGCAAAACATGCCAGAGTTCTACGAAGCATTCGGTTGTAAGCAGGACGCCAAGATGGTGCGCGCCGAAAATGTGCGGGCTAAAATCTGGTAA
- the xseA gene encoding exodeoxyribonuclease VII large subunit — translation MPPLFNRRSEIGLSPSLPPAPLALAELLVRVRQTLADRFPESYWVVAEIADLTLPRFDGAHCYLVLTDQHVTGRGAQLKAQARATIWSQRFQQLAPAFEEQTGQSLRLGLKVMLRVKVTFHEQYGLSLDVLAIDPTYTVGELARQRLLTIKKLEAKGLLDRQKELSLALGPQRLAVISSPTAAGFQDFVHQLGESPYDFAVALFPASMQGEDSPASIRAALDLIRPRRQQFDAVIIIRGGGSKTDLLAFDDYGLSAAVGSFPVPVLTGIGHERDEAVIDLAAHLSLKTPTAVAAFLTERLARLDAVFSGYAGRIRELAAAQVQDANDYLTRLARYTQQAAQGQLDQQRDALQQRIRAATVAPRAQLRQQFRQLVRIRHALPRAAGRALAGQQRRLRKFGRLLEQRFRRLHRRRREQLLRQRYHVQLLAERVLHRAELRLAHATAYRLPEAPAPIVQLLGSDGQALPLEAATPGTEVLLRLPEADLQARITARQPSPAPALPL, via the coding sequence ATGCCGCCGCTGTTTAATCGCCGTTCTGAAATCGGGTTGTCCCCTTCGCTGCCGCCGGCACCGCTGGCCCTTGCCGAATTGCTGGTGCGCGTGCGCCAAACCCTTGCCGACCGCTTTCCGGAATCGTATTGGGTAGTGGCCGAAATTGCGGATCTTACGCTGCCGCGCTTCGACGGCGCCCATTGCTACTTAGTCCTTACTGATCAGCACGTTACGGGGCGCGGCGCGCAGCTCAAGGCGCAGGCACGCGCTACCATCTGGAGCCAGCGCTTTCAGCAGCTCGCTCCGGCGTTTGAGGAGCAAACCGGCCAGTCGTTGCGCCTCGGCCTGAAGGTGATGCTGCGGGTAAAAGTGACTTTTCACGAGCAATACGGCCTGAGTCTCGACGTGCTGGCCATCGACCCGACGTACACGGTGGGCGAACTGGCCCGCCAGCGCCTGCTGACCATTAAAAAGCTGGAAGCCAAAGGGTTGTTGGATCGGCAGAAGGAGCTTTCCCTAGCGTTGGGGCCTCAGCGCTTGGCGGTTATCTCCTCTCCTACTGCGGCTGGTTTTCAGGACTTTGTGCACCAGCTCGGCGAGTCACCCTACGATTTTGCGGTAGCCCTGTTTCCGGCTTCGATGCAGGGCGAAGACTCGCCCGCCAGCATTCGGGCGGCCCTGGACCTGATTCGCCCGCGTCGACAACAGTTTGATGCTGTGATCATTATCCGGGGCGGCGGCAGCAAAACCGATTTACTGGCTTTCGACGATTACGGCCTAAGCGCCGCCGTAGGCAGCTTTCCGGTGCCGGTGCTCACGGGCATCGGGCACGAACGCGACGAAGCCGTGATCGACTTGGCGGCACATCTTTCTCTCAAAACGCCCACGGCGGTAGCCGCTTTCCTGACCGAACGCTTGGCCCGCCTCGATGCCGTATTTAGCGGATACGCCGGGCGCATTCGGGAGCTGGCAGCCGCCCAGGTGCAGGACGCCAACGACTACCTTACCCGACTGGCCCGCTACACCCAACAAGCGGCTCAAGGCCAGCTCGATCAGCAGCGCGATGCGTTGCAGCAGCGCATTCGGGCGGCTACGGTGGCACCGCGCGCGCAGCTCAGGCAGCAGTTTCGGCAACTAGTCCGCATTCGGCATGCCCTTCCTCGGGCCGCTGGCCGGGCGCTGGCGGGGCAGCAACGGCGGCTGCGCAAGTTCGGGCGGCTGCTGGAGCAGCGGTTTCGGCGCCTGCATCGGCGGCGGCGCGAGCAGTTGCTGCGGCAGCGCTATCACGTGCAGTTGCTAGCAGAGCGTGTGCTGCACCGCGCCGAGTTGCGTTTGGCGCATGCCACGGCCTATCGGCTGCCGGAAGCGCCCGCTCCCATCGTCCAACTTTTGGGCTCCGACGGCCAGGCTCTCCCGCTCGAAGCCGCTACGCCGGGCACCGAAGTATTGCTACGCTTGCCGGAAGCCGATTTGCAGGCGCGCATCACCGCCCGCCAGCCCAGCCCGGCTCCTGCCCTTCCGCTTTAA